A stretch of DNA from Eriocheir sinensis breed Jianghai 21 chromosome 30, ASM2467909v1, whole genome shotgun sequence:
GAGGGAAATTTTTTATATTGACATCACAGTAACTAATATGAATGGTAATGCACAAAGTAATAATAGTGTAATTGTATTTATTCTGAAATCAGTATAGGGCCTCATGTCTAAAGTTAATTTAACTTTTGCCAATACCTAACAAaaaatgtatttttatactgAGTTAGTGgcaaataaatatttttttgttcaaTATATAACACAAAATACTACCATGTAGTTTATTTTTGTCCATTTGTGTACAAATCTTAGGAGTGAAGGGTAGAGGTTTTCACAAACTTTTACTTAATAGTATGACTGTACCTGACAAAACCTTTACTCAACCTTCtgtcaaggaaaaaagaaactcttgacatttttcttgttctttcatgTCCTCCTGAGTTGCTCCTTCACagctccctcccacccctccagCAGGCACCCCATTGTTGTGATGGTGGACCTACtgtacacacacagcacacatgAATGGATGACATAACACCCTTCTGCATGAGGGACAGGTCATAGTCTTTACAGGAAACATACTCGTCCATAAATAATATGTGCTGCTTCCTAAGTACAAAACTGTGGCGACCAGGTGCTGCCATACTATCAATTGCTTGTGGTGTCTGTCACGCCACCATCAAGTGGCTTGGAACGAGCATCTTTGATGCTAAATAGAAAAGATCTTGCATTCATAAATAAGTCAATTCTACACTATTTTCACATTTATTCACCAAATGTACGTAATACTTTTCCAAAAGATCCACGTCTTTCAAATAAATTATTGTCTGTAAAAAAGTCAAGAATCGgtactcacacacgcacactttgAGCTACATGGCAAACGGCATCAGAACTCAGAAGGGTCATGGAATATCCTGTTATCCTCGCTGGGGTCTGAAGGATTAATGAACACACCCTCCATGGTCAGCCACTTGGCCTGCACACCCGGCCGGTTCAAACCTACCACCTCGTTCTGGCCGTGGATGGGGCGGCCGTACTGCTGCCCAGTCACCCCCAGGTACctgcgagagggagggaggtcacAGATTACTACCAGGCTCTGAAAATGTACCTGAAATAATATATTCCTAGTGATTGGCTGTACGTCCATATCCATAAATCATAGCACTCTGAAAACTGTACCGTACCTGGGCATGGGATTAACCTTTGTTCTGAATGACCTCCCACATGAGTAAAGTATGGCCCACCTCCAAATAGATGAATCTGTCAAAAGTCAACTTACATGTCTGTGTCAACATGTCTCAGCATAACATCTTGGTTGCGGTCCCACGCCTCCCCATCGCAGATCACCATCCAGTCGTCTCCAgagtctccttcaccctcctccccaaATGCTGAGATTTCCTGCTTGTCAGAGAGCGGGGACGAGAACTGGTGGGAGTGAAGGTTCCTCTTGGTGGCTAAGTGCTCCAATCGCAGTGTCTGGCCACATTGCACGGGCTCCCTACGAATATGATAAGGCATAAACTGCAATGAAGCTAATGAGTTCAGTCAAAAATTATAATTCAATGCTGCTTCAGTATGTGAGGGGAAGCATGAGAATTAGCAATGGAAGGAAAGTGTGTTGGAAAATGGTAtttctgggaaaaaaaaaaaaaaaaaaaaaaaaaggctgctgCACTCTACTTGCTATATACAAGTAAGACAAAGCATGAAATAATAATCAAAAGGATAATACCTCAAAGCTTGTTCATGGAAAACATATCGGTTGATATACACCGCAAACTGTCCATGATAAGTAGTTTATTCAATAAGATGAACTTGACTGAAAATACATGCATTACACATCCATAATGATGAAGTCTATGAAAAGTCATTATGATATTGTTGACCAAATCAAAACAAGAGGATATCTTACCCTCGTTTGCAAGATTTTTTGGCTGTTCCCTTGAGGAGCCAGTTGGAGTTGTGGTCTTCCTGCTGTGGTGTGCCGGTGACACTCTGCTGACCTGACCCTGACCCATACTTGACATCGTGGGAGTGGAGACGCACCTGCCAGACACATGGGTAACATTCACCATTAGACTCACAAATGCTCTAAGATGGGACATGGATTCAAGAAACTAAGAGAAACAGCTTGTGATGAAATTAATGATTACAACTGTCCATCTTAGTGTAGATTTATAACAATTTTCACCCTTATAAAATATTATTTTTAAGAGGTATATATATGAAGGTTAGTTGAAGATATACATGACAACAAAGAGGTATTTTGTATAATGGGTAATGAGAGATGGGCATGTTAATAAAACCAATTGTAACTCCAGCCAATATTGAGATTAGGACAGTAACTAAATAACAGGTTGGATTAGGTTTTATCTGATTGGGTTTAATTACTGCTGAAAATCAAGGACAGCTATAAATGCAATAATCACTGCCCATCCACCATCAACCCCAACACAGGCCGTTCTCCCACATGCTGCCAGCACACCCAGACCCACCTTATAGTAAGAGTTGTACAGCTTCACCACAGAGCCACAGGTCACATGCTGCACCCCTCGTCCTGAAACAAGAAACCCAGTCAACCTCGTGAGTCCAGCAACGCCCTCACACAAATAAAACTAACACTCCCTATTACCCATGTGGACCACATTGCCacagtgcatatatatatatatatatatatatatatatatatatatatatatatatatatatatatatatatatatatatatatatatatatatatatatatatatatatatatatatatatatatatatatatatatatatatatatatatatatatatatatatatatatatatatatatatatatatatatatatatatatatatatatacctcggATAATATTCATGAAAGCTAGCCTCGGTCTGCATGTGTTAGCCGTGTTGAAATACCTCACAGAAATAAGTTGCATATAAATGGGGcaggggtccagggggggcacagcccccccctgcttaggaggttatgtaaagttcggttggagtagtttaaatacgctCCCCCACCCGGTAAAACTAGGGAACAACAACTTCTCCCACTCCACCaacccagccccccctaccccccaacacaagcctggggacctgtggggaatcgGGGTTGTTGGGGGGGAGGAGGcaaggtattattctagtgtttgcccatactcacccctcgcaaccaaaattggctagggggccattgagacttcggggaatgcggtggtaaacatgaaatgcgtcgcaaatgcatagcttttgagttatgaggggttgaaaaataccctagatgtagggaaattccttacaattacttagatgtggggaaatttcatacattcctgttttttttttacaacgtacggaaaccatgcaaggtaattattgaaaatcactccgcacctcgaaaatacgatattacgcctccatattgtacttaagggcatattatacatacagacgatgtgtttacatggcgacgccattgcaatatgagcagcgttgccaacgatccggttagcaatgatacgcgaGGTGAGACCAGGTcgaccacgcgtggttatttttatttttttttggaacacgcacctttacctaatactatttccaaTGGTACACTTGGTTGGCGATGggacgcttagttagccattagcccacgcatgtgagaccaggtccaccacgcgtggttattttttttttagaacacgcacctttacctaatactactaccgatggtacgcttagttagccattagcccacgcatgtgagaccaggtccaccacgcgtggttatttttttttttagaacacgcacttttaagagggggggggggtccagggggggggcgcagccccctcgttagcaggtcataaagtttggttggagtagtttaaatatgctcccccacccaaataccccgagttcacgcaggtccccgaagatcgttgggggaaggggattaattcggcttctttacttttaagtacttttttttttttactatgatatatggaggcgtattatcgtattctggaggcgcggagtcaatatccacaatcaccttgtatactgggaatacaagcccgtgaagcagattcaaaatccggtcagtaaggattcacgtgttcgaacagctcgggcaagaggttcgagagcctgcacttcctgcacaagctgcagtagtgttaaaggcgcggtgttggagGATCCAGGCTAGctggtggttttacttgtgtcagtgataaacaatgaagatacactgtgtttggtgccacggactctacttggaggacagaaaccttgcgatgaggtgacaacctactagtgagagggcatgagtgtggtggaggcggtttatgtgagcacagatggccgccaGTGCCAcaccagatggtgaggtgagcatcgtttggtgggttcacgacgcttctctcccaaagcaagcttggggatccactgagtgcgtggttttcgtatgggaaacactaaattcgtcgcaaacgcttattttagtggtggtgggaggaaaaattccctaaatttagggagtttttatccccccccactaaaaaaaaaaaatgcgaatgcaacggatttcgtgtcccccacccgaaaccccgcattcccaccaggtccccaggcttgtatgggggggaggggggagtatgggcaaacactagaattttaccgaaggcaaaatcactgaaaaatgggcttccaaaatatcgctagaaaaatccctaaattagggaaaattccctgtTCTCGAAATTAAGGAAAATCCCTAACATAtactctcacatgcgtgggctaatc
This window harbors:
- the LOC127005477 gene encoding stromal cell-derived factor 2-like, with protein sequence MRLQGILCLCSLLACVKGRGVQHVTCGSVVKLYNSYYKVRLHSHDVKYGSGSGQQSVTGTPQQEDHNSNWLLKGTAKKSCKRGEPVQCGQTLRLEHLATKRNLHSHQFSSPLSDKQEISAFGEEGEGDSGDDWMVICDGEAWDRNQDVMLRHVDTDMYLGVTGQQYGRPIHGQNEVVGLNRPGVQAKWLTMEGVFINPSDPSEDNRIFHDPSEF